A stretch of Rhodoferax potami DNA encodes these proteins:
- a CDS encoding sulfite exporter TauE/SafE family protein encodes MTFDALFLLAGLAAFLVGSSKGGLPAVGMLAVPILSMAMSPVQAAVLLLPIFVISDVAGVWLYRREFSAPNLKILIPAGILGVGVGWATASMVSDRAIMLMIGLVGVGFCLNLWLRNQNAAIAQPPHLAKGWFWGTLAGFTSFISHAGAPPYQVYMLPQKLPKAAFAGTSTIVFAVINAAKIIPYQNLRPYSTASLHYAAWLVPFALVGALAGAYLTRRLADQWFYRIVQVSLFVVSVKLIADAVWMAA; translated from the coding sequence ATGACATTTGATGCACTGTTTCTGCTGGCCGGCTTGGCTGCTTTTCTGGTCGGCTCGTCCAAAGGGGGGTTGCCTGCGGTCGGCATGTTGGCGGTGCCTATTTTGTCCATGGCGATGTCGCCGGTTCAAGCCGCGGTGTTGTTACTGCCCATTTTTGTGATTTCGGACGTCGCTGGCGTATGGCTGTACCGGCGTGAATTCAGTGCACCGAATTTGAAAATTCTCATCCCTGCAGGAATCTTGGGAGTCGGTGTTGGTTGGGCTACGGCGTCCATGGTGTCGGACCGCGCGATCATGTTGATGATCGGCTTGGTGGGGGTGGGGTTCTGTCTCAACCTCTGGCTGCGAAACCAGAATGCAGCCATCGCACAGCCACCGCACCTGGCCAAGGGCTGGTTCTGGGGGACTTTGGCCGGCTTTACCAGTTTTATTTCACACGCCGGTGCGCCGCCATATCAGGTGTACATGCTGCCCCAGAAGTTGCCGAAGGCTGCGTTTGCAGGCACCTCCACCATCGTGTTTGCAGTGATCAATGCTGCCAAAATCATTCCGTACCAAAACTTGCGGCCCTATTCGACCGCATCGTTGCATTACGCCGCGTGGCTGGTACCGTTTGCGCTGGTGGGGGCGCTCGCAGGCGCTTACCTGACACGGCGCTTGGCTGACCAGTGGTTTTATCGCATCGTGCAGGTCAGTTTGTTTGTGGTGTCGGTCAAGCTCATTGCCGATGCGGTGTGGATGGCGGCGTGA
- a CDS encoding acyl-CoA dehydrogenase family protein — protein MIERTLFTPDHESFRDSFRRFMEKEIAPFHADWEEQGYVAREVWNKAGENGFLCMTMPEEYGGSEADKLYSVIQMEELARGGFTGIGFGLHSEIVAPYILHYGTPEQKAKYLPKLASGEMVGAIAMSEPAAGSDLQGIKSTAIQQPDGSYLLNGSKTFITNGWHADLVVVVAKTNPAAGGKGTSLLLVERGMPGFSVGQRLKKMGMKAQDTSELFFDNVRVPAENLLGGAAYENKGFICLMEQLPWERLQIAIGAVSASQAAIDWTVDYVKERKVFGQPVASFQNTRYVLAELQTQVQVARVFVDKCCELIGKDQLDTATASMAKYWTTDLQCKVMDECVQLFGGYGYMWEYPITRAYADARVQRIYGGTNEIMKEVITRSMGLGGK, from the coding sequence ATGATCGAACGCACCCTGTTCACCCCGGACCACGAATCTTTCCGCGATAGCTTCCGCCGCTTCATGGAAAAGGAAATCGCGCCTTTCCATGCAGATTGGGAAGAGCAGGGCTATGTCGCCCGCGAGGTGTGGAACAAGGCCGGCGAGAACGGCTTTTTGTGCATGACCATGCCGGAGGAGTACGGCGGCTCCGAGGCGGACAAGCTGTATTCGGTGATCCAGATGGAGGAGCTGGCCCGCGGCGGCTTTACCGGCATCGGCTTCGGGCTGCATAGCGAAATCGTGGCGCCATACATCCTGCACTACGGCACGCCCGAGCAAAAAGCCAAGTACCTGCCCAAGCTGGCCAGCGGCGAGATGGTGGGCGCGATTGCGATGAGCGAGCCGGCGGCCGGCTCGGACCTGCAGGGCATCAAGTCCACCGCCATCCAGCAGCCTGACGGCAGCTACCTGCTCAATGGCAGCAAGACCTTCATCACCAATGGCTGGCATGCCGACCTCGTGGTGGTGGTGGCAAAAACCAACCCGGCGGCCGGCGGCAAAGGTACCAGCTTGCTGCTGGTGGAGCGCGGCATGCCCGGATTCAGTGTGGGCCAACGCCTCAAGAAAATGGGCATGAAAGCCCAAGACACTTCCGAGCTGTTTTTTGACAATGTGCGCGTACCCGCCGAGAACCTGCTGGGCGGTGCGGCCTATGAAAACAAAGGCTTCATCTGCCTGATGGAGCAGTTGCCCTGGGAGCGTTTGCAGATTGCGATCGGTGCGGTGTCAGCGTCCCAGGCGGCCATCGACTGGACGGTGGACTATGTGAAAGAGCGCAAGGTGTTCGGCCAGCCTGTGGCCAGCTTCCAGAACACGCGCTATGTCCTGGCCGAACTGCAAACCCAAGTGCAAGTGGCACGTGTGTTTGTGGACAAATGCTGCGAGCTGATCGGCAAAGACCAGCTCGACACGGCCACTGCCAGCATGGCCAAGTACTGGACCACCGACCTGCAGTGCAAGGTGATGGACGAATGTGTGCAACTCTTCGGCGGCTACGGCTACATGTGGGAATACCCCATCACCCGCGCCTATGCCGATGCCCGGGTGCAGCGCATCTACGGCGGCACCAATGAGATCATGAAAGAAGTGATCACCCGGTCCATGGGGTTGGGCGGCAAGTAA
- a CDS encoding acetyl-CoA C-acetyltransferase: MTEAYVFDAIRTPRGKGKKDGSLYEVKPVTLLAGLLTDLQQRHQFDTAQVDDVVMGVVSPVGDQGAVLPKVAALKAGWDFQCAGVQINRFCASGLEAVNMAAQKVRSGWEDLVVAGGVESMSRVPIGSDGGAWAMDPETNSQTCFVPQGIGADLIATLEGFTRADVDAYALESQRRATKAQAAGYFDRSVMPVKDSLGQTILARDEFIKPGTTLEGLAGLKPAFGDMGGMGFDAVALTRYPQVERIHHVHHAGNSSGIVDGAAAVLIGNEAAAKAHNLAPRARIVATALSGADPTIMLTGPMPATRKALAKAGLTVDDIDLFEVNEAFAAVVMRFMKEMKVPHDKVNVNGGAIAMGHPLGATGAMILGTLIDELHRRKLRYGLATLCVGGGMGIATIVERL, encoded by the coding sequence ATGACCGAAGCCTATGTGTTTGACGCCATCCGCACGCCCCGTGGCAAGGGCAAAAAAGACGGCAGCCTGTATGAAGTCAAACCCGTCACCCTGCTCGCAGGGCTGCTGACTGACCTGCAACAGCGCCACCAGTTCGACACCGCGCAGGTGGACGATGTGGTGATGGGCGTGGTGTCCCCGGTAGGTGACCAGGGCGCTGTGCTGCCCAAAGTGGCTGCCCTGAAAGCCGGCTGGGACTTCCAGTGCGCGGGTGTGCAGATCAACCGCTTCTGTGCCTCCGGCCTGGAGGCGGTGAACATGGCCGCGCAAAAAGTGCGCTCCGGCTGGGAAGACCTGGTGGTGGCCGGCGGCGTGGAAAGCATGAGCCGCGTGCCTATTGGCTCCGACGGCGGTGCCTGGGCCATGGACCCCGAAACCAATAGCCAGACCTGCTTCGTGCCCCAAGGCATAGGCGCCGACCTGATCGCCACGCTGGAAGGCTTTACCCGCGCGGATGTGGATGCCTATGCGCTCGAATCGCAACGCCGCGCCACCAAGGCACAAGCTGCTGGTTACTTCGACCGCTCTGTCATGCCGGTCAAAGACAGCCTGGGCCAGACCATTCTGGCGCGCGATGAGTTCATCAAACCCGGCACCACCCTCGAAGGCCTGGCCGGCCTCAAGCCTGCTTTTGGTGACATGGGCGGCATGGGCTTTGACGCCGTGGCGCTGACCCGCTACCCGCAGGTGGAGCGCATTCACCATGTGCACCACGCCGGCAACTCGTCGGGCATTGTGGATGGTGCAGCTGCAGTGCTGATCGGCAATGAAGCCGCTGCCAAAGCCCACAACCTTGCCCCGCGCGCCCGCATCGTGGCCACGGCCTTGAGCGGCGCTGACCCCACCATCATGCTCACCGGCCCCATGCCCGCCACACGCAAGGCGCTGGCCAAAGCCGGGCTCACTGTGGACGACATCGACCTGTTTGAAGTGAACGAAGCCTTTGCCGCGGTGGTGATGCGCTTCATGAAAGAGATGAAGGTGCCGCACGACAAGGTCAACGTAAACGGTGGCGCCATTGCGATGGGCCACCCGCTGGGAGCTACGGGCGCCATGATTCTGGGCACGCTGATTGACGAGCTACACCGCCGCAAATTGCGCTACGGGCTGGCCACCCTATGTGTGGGCGGTGGCATGGGTATTGCCACCATCGTCGAGAGACTTTGA
- a CDS encoding 3-hydroxyacyl-CoA dehydrogenase NAD-binding domain-containing protein — MKTIRYSLDHGIATITFDEPDSPVNTMCLQWLQDMDAVAAQVLQDKDSITGILLASAKSTFFAGADLKAAMRLTPADAPRIFEEIERVKRNFRTIETLGKPVVSLLNGTALGGGWEVALVGHYRIAVDDRKTQFGLPEVTLGLLPGASGVTKMTRHLGLMGAQPYLVEGKTFNPTEAKGLGLVHELVAPGPDAAGEMRAKALAWITANPTAQHPWEAKGYKVPGGLPSSPAVAGMLPIAPAVIKKNTRGLYPAPEAIIACMVEGLQVDLDTALRIESRYLAKLMSGPQAKAMINTFFFNLNAIKSGQSRPAGVPRFKPTKVGLLGAGMMGAGIAYSQASKGIATVLKDVSQEKADLGKSYSAKITQGRVDKGRMKAEAQQQILDLIHPTGSVADLQGCDLIIEAVFENRELKAKVTQEAEPLLAPGGFFASNTSTLPITGLAKASAKPEKFIGIHFFSPVDKMKLVEIIKGKSTDDETVARAFDYVQALGKFPIVVNDSRGFFTSRVFGTFVMEGAAMLGEGIPAAAIENAGIQAGMPVGPLAVLDETALTLSLHVMDQTKKDFEAEGKTYVATPGELVVEKMVKQHNRPGRAGGAGFYEYPSEKGAKKFLWPELKGLFEKPDVSWNITDLKDRLLYRQAVETARCLVEGVLTSVHDANIGSIFGIGFPAWTGGAMQFIYGMGIDTFETRAAALATQFGGGFALSDDVRAAIRRFEPVY; from the coding sequence ATGAAAACCATTCGCTACTCCCTGGACCACGGTATTGCCACCATCACCTTTGATGAACCGGACTCCCCCGTCAACACCATGTGCCTGCAATGGCTGCAGGACATGGATGCCGTGGCCGCACAGGTGCTGCAGGACAAAGACAGCATCACCGGCATCCTGCTGGCGTCTGCCAAAAGCACCTTCTTCGCCGGCGCGGACCTCAAAGCGGCCATGCGCCTGACCCCGGCGGATGCGCCGCGCATCTTTGAAGAAATAGAGCGGGTGAAGCGCAACTTCCGCACCATTGAGACCCTGGGCAAGCCCGTGGTCAGCCTGCTCAACGGCACGGCTTTGGGCGGCGGCTGGGAGGTGGCGCTGGTGGGCCACTACCGCATCGCCGTGGACGACCGCAAAACCCAGTTCGGCCTGCCCGAAGTCACCTTGGGCTTGCTGCCCGGTGCCAGTGGCGTGACCAAGATGACGCGCCACCTGGGGCTGATGGGCGCACAGCCTTATTTGGTGGAAGGCAAAACCTTCAACCCCACCGAGGCCAAAGGCCTGGGGCTAGTGCACGAGCTGGTAGCGCCCGGCCCCGACGCCGCAGGCGAGATGCGCGCCAAGGCTTTGGCTTGGATTACCGCCAACCCGACAGCCCAACACCCCTGGGAGGCCAAGGGCTACAAAGTGCCCGGCGGCTTGCCCAGCAGCCCGGCAGTGGCAGGCATGTTGCCGATTGCGCCCGCGGTCATCAAGAAAAACACCCGGGGCCTGTACCCCGCGCCCGAAGCCATCATCGCCTGCATGGTCGAGGGCTTGCAGGTGGACCTCGACACCGCGTTGCGCATTGAAAGCCGGTACCTGGCCAAGCTCATGTCCGGCCCACAGGCCAAGGCCATGATCAACACCTTCTTCTTCAACCTGAACGCCATCAAGAGCGGCCAGAGCCGCCCGGCTGGCGTGCCCCGCTTCAAACCCACCAAAGTGGGCCTGCTGGGAGCCGGCATGATGGGTGCCGGCATTGCCTACAGCCAGGCCAGCAAAGGCATCGCCACCGTGCTCAAAGACGTAAGCCAGGAAAAGGCCGACCTCGGCAAGAGCTACAGCGCCAAAATCACCCAAGGCCGTGTCGACAAGGGCCGCATGAAAGCCGAGGCCCAGCAACAGATCCTCGACCTGATCCACCCCACCGGCAGCGTGGCGGACCTGCAAGGCTGCGACTTGATCATCGAGGCCGTATTTGAGAACCGCGAACTCAAAGCCAAGGTCACCCAAGAGGCCGAGCCGCTTTTGGCACCGGGTGGATTTTTTGCGTCCAACACATCTACCTTGCCGATTACTGGTCTGGCCAAAGCGAGCGCCAAACCCGAGAAATTCATCGGCATCCACTTTTTCAGCCCGGTCGACAAGATGAAGCTGGTCGAAATCATCAAAGGCAAATCCACGGACGATGAGACCGTGGCCCGCGCTTTTGACTACGTGCAGGCACTGGGCAAGTTCCCCATCGTAGTGAACGACTCGCGGGGCTTCTTCACCAGCCGCGTGTTCGGTACCTTTGTGATGGAAGGTGCGGCCATGCTGGGTGAAGGCATTCCCGCTGCGGCGATCGAGAACGCAGGCATACAGGCCGGCATGCCGGTGGGCCCATTGGCCGTGCTGGACGAAACCGCCCTCACCTTGAGCCTGCACGTGATGGACCAGACCAAAAAGGACTTTGAGGCCGAGGGCAAGACCTACGTCGCCACACCTGGTGAACTCGTGGTCGAGAAAATGGTGAAGCAGCACAACCGCCCCGGCCGCGCCGGTGGTGCAGGCTTTTACGAATACCCTTCTGAGAAAGGTGCCAAGAAGTTCCTCTGGCCCGAACTCAAAGGCCTGTTTGAAAAGCCCGACGTCTCTTGGAACATCACCGACCTCAAGGATCGTCTTCTCTACCGCCAAGCGGTGGAGACAGCGCGCTGCCTGGTCGAGGGCGTGCTGACCAGCGTGCACGATGCCAACATCGGTTCAATCTTCGGCATCGGCTTCCCGGCGTGGACCGGTGGCGCCATGCAGTTCATCTATGGCATGGGCATCGACACATTTGAGACTCGGGCGGCCGCTTTGGCCACACAATTCGGAGGCGGTTTTGCCTTGAGCGATGATGTGCGCGCCGCCATCCGGCGCTTCGAGCCGGTGTACTGA
- a CDS encoding esterase/lipase family protein translates to MLAKLLQRFLLALVIAGVGLAMLWHGATGDMLIATVLLPWLAVVLSTAYTMLKSRAPAEPAGAFYRAWWGETVANFRTFVLRQPWADKRPPLLPADPGPTRVPVLLVHGYLCNHRLWDDIAPRLQAQGHTVLAINLEPLFVSIDHYAAHIEKSVQHLLQHSGQTQVALVGHSMGGLAIRAWMRQHGSERVARVLTLGTPHAGTKAAKKATTLNGRQMLFDSAWLQGLAESETPDRRALIRIALTPQDNIVFPQRAQVLPGVKPVVFDAIGHVQMVSTPAVMDWVATQLHDLPAQPTPSEATV, encoded by the coding sequence ATGCTCGCCAAACTGCTGCAACGTTTTTTACTCGCTTTGGTGATTGCCGGCGTGGGTCTGGCCATGCTCTGGCATGGAGCTACGGGCGATATGCTCATTGCCACTGTGCTTTTGCCATGGCTGGCCGTGGTGCTGAGCACGGCGTACACCATGTTGAAGAGCCGCGCCCCGGCGGAACCGGCCGGCGCGTTTTACCGGGCCTGGTGGGGCGAGACCGTTGCCAACTTCCGCACCTTTGTGCTGCGCCAACCCTGGGCTGACAAGCGCCCGCCCCTGTTGCCTGCAGACCCGGGCCCCACTCGGGTGCCGGTGCTGCTGGTGCATGGCTACTTGTGCAATCACCGGCTCTGGGACGATATAGCCCCCCGCCTGCAGGCCCAAGGGCACACCGTGCTGGCGATCAATCTGGAGCCTTTGTTTGTCTCCATAGACCACTATGCGGCCCACATCGAGAAGTCAGTTCAACACCTGTTGCAGCACAGCGGCCAAACACAGGTGGCCTTGGTCGGCCACAGCATGGGCGGTCTGGCGATTCGGGCTTGGATGCGGCAACACGGCAGTGAGCGGGTGGCCCGTGTCCTGACGTTGGGAACGCCCCATGCCGGCACCAAAGCCGCCAAAAAGGCCACGACCCTCAACGGCCGCCAAATGCTGTTTGACAGCGCCTGGCTGCAAGGCCTGGCGGAATCTGAAACCCCTGATCGGCGCGCCTTGATCCGGATTGCGCTCACCCCGCAAGACAACATTGTGTTTCCCCAGCGGGCACAGGTCTTGCCCGGTGTGAAGCCGGTGGTGTTCGACGCCATCGGCCATGTGCAAATGGTGAGCACACCTGCCGTGATGGACTGGGTGGCCACCCAGCTCCACGACTTGCCCGCACAACCCACACCCTCTGAAGCCACCGTATGA
- a CDS encoding metal-dependent hydrolase: MTDLTVRRILIDLNTPFAVRWNGGDAFRSAFFNALSMSFPLGEQYFMDSVRAGLKTLPEDERARFATEVQGFVGQEATHRRIHSLFNAQLTQQGFDNALERRATRRLEANAHRDVRIHVAATAATEHLTAIFADWMLSHPEALEGSEERLKTLWLWHSAEESEHRSTAFDVYHAIGGNHEWRLRLFRYITITFFSDVARQTVRNLWHDKALFRWSTWRSAASFLFGARGLIRSNRAQWREYLREDFHPGQQDGARSEQWLRDNSSQFTVVGQPT, encoded by the coding sequence ATGACCGACCTGACTGTCCGCAGAATTCTGATCGACCTCAACACCCCGTTTGCGGTGCGCTGGAATGGGGGCGACGCATTTCGCAGTGCGTTTTTTAATGCGCTGTCCATGAGCTTCCCGCTGGGTGAGCAGTACTTTATGGACTCGGTCCGCGCCGGCCTCAAAACCCTGCCCGAGGACGAGCGTGCACGTTTTGCCACCGAGGTGCAGGGCTTTGTGGGCCAAGAGGCCACCCACCGCCGCATCCACAGCCTATTCAATGCGCAACTGACCCAGCAGGGTTTTGACAATGCGCTGGAGCGGCGCGCCACCCGGCGCTTGGAGGCCAATGCCCACCGCGATGTTCGCATCCATGTGGCGGCCACGGCGGCCACCGAGCATCTGACGGCCATCTTTGCCGACTGGATGCTGAGCCACCCCGAGGCCCTGGAGGGCAGCGAAGAGCGCCTCAAAACCCTGTGGCTCTGGCACAGCGCTGAAGAAAGTGAACACCGCAGCACCGCGTTTGATGTGTACCACGCGATCGGTGGCAACCATGAATGGCGGCTGCGCCTGTTCCGCTACATCACGATCACCTTTTTCAGTGATGTGGCGCGGCAAACCGTGCGCAACCTCTGGCACGACAAGGCCTTGTTCCGCTGGAGTACCTGGCGCAGTGCTGCCAGCTTTTTGTTTGGCGCCCGGGGGCTTATCCGCAGCAACCGCGCGCAATGGCGCGAGTATTTGCGCGAAGACTTTCACCCGGGCCAGCAGGATGGCGCCCGATCGGAACAGTGGCTGCGCGACAATAGCTCCCAGTTCACTGTGGTGGGGCAACCCACCTAA
- a CDS encoding chromate transporter, whose amino-acid sequence MPPSPTTTPSPTSRAAPRSKTDLFVSFSLLALQGFGGVLAVAQRELVDRKQWLTAEEFVEDWAVAQILPGPNVVNLSLMLGDRYFGWRGALAGVAGMLSFPLVLVLILAAAFAGVADNPQAQGALRGMGAVAAGLIIAAGLRLVPALKSNVMGLGACLALMAATFIAVALLRVPLIWVLLGLGGWGCIWAYRCLGRLTAQKEAS is encoded by the coding sequence ATGCCGCCCAGCCCGACCACCACCCCAAGCCCCACCTCGCGCGCGGCACCCCGCTCTAAAACGGATCTGTTTGTTTCTTTCTCGCTGCTCGCCTTACAGGGTTTTGGCGGCGTGCTCGCAGTCGCCCAGCGCGAACTGGTCGATCGCAAACAATGGCTTACCGCCGAAGAGTTTGTGGAAGACTGGGCCGTGGCCCAGATCCTGCCCGGCCCCAATGTGGTGAACCTCTCGCTGATGCTGGGCGACCGCTACTTCGGGTGGCGCGGCGCGCTGGCCGGTGTGGCGGGCATGCTGAGCTTTCCGCTGGTTCTGGTGCTGATACTGGCCGCCGCCTTTGCCGGTGTGGCCGATAACCCGCAAGCCCAAGGCGCACTGCGCGGCATGGGCGCGGTAGCGGCCGGACTCATCATCGCCGCCGGCCTGCGCCTGGTGCCGGCCCTCAAAAGCAATGTCATGGGCCTCGGCGCTTGCCTTGCATTAATGGCGGCCACCTTTATAGCCGTGGCCTTGCTGCGCGTACCGCTTATTTGGGTCTTGCTGGGCTTGGGCGGCTGGGGATGCATCTGGGCCTACCGATGCCTAGGCCGTCTGACGGCCCAAAAGGAGGCCTCATGA
- a CDS encoding chromate transporter: MSITLTAAQWFELFTHFASLSLLAVGGAITTAPDMQRFLVVEKGWLDAEQFSNSIALAQAAPGPNILFVPLLGWTIGLNAAGGLGAGWYGLGLAMLGVFLSMLGIMLPSSILTFTASRWGHRNRELRAVRAFKQGMAPLVIALLVATGWILAANHKADTHHLALWAVTAVSTLLVWKTKIHLLWLLGAGAIAGWMGWI; encoded by the coding sequence ATGAGCATCACCCTGACTGCTGCCCAGTGGTTCGAGCTCTTCACGCACTTCGCCTCGCTCTCGCTACTTGCGGTGGGCGGTGCGATCACCACGGCACCGGATATGCAGCGCTTTCTGGTGGTCGAGAAGGGTTGGCTGGACGCCGAGCAGTTCAGCAACAGCATTGCGCTCGCACAAGCGGCGCCGGGGCCCAATATTTTGTTTGTGCCGCTATTGGGCTGGACTATCGGCCTTAACGCCGCAGGCGGCCTCGGCGCCGGCTGGTATGGCTTGGGCTTGGCCATGCTGGGCGTATTTTTGTCGATGCTGGGCATCATGCTGCCCAGCAGCATCCTCACGTTCACAGCATCCCGATGGGGTCACCGCAACCGGGAGCTGCGCGCCGTGCGCGCCTTCAAGCAGGGCATGGCGCCCCTGGTCATTGCGCTGCTGGTGGCCACCGGCTGGATTCTGGCGGCCAACCACAAAGCCGACACCCACCACCTGGCGCTATGGGCCGTCACGGCGGTGAGCACCCTCCTGGTGTGGAAAACCAAGATCCACTTGCTATGGCTGCTGGGTGCAGGTGCCATAGCCGGGTGGATGGGCTGGATTTAG